In one window of Eretmochelys imbricata isolate rEreImb1 chromosome 21, rEreImb1.hap1, whole genome shotgun sequence DNA:
- the LOC144278122 gene encoding 11-beta-hydroxysteroid dehydrogenase 1-like, translating to MGLLRKIFIPFVGLVLAFCFYSAREDFKPEMLKGKRVIVTGASTGIGEQMAYHLARMGAHVLVTARTEAKLQKIITRCLELGAASAQYVSGSMEDKAFAEHVVKEAEVVLGGLDMLILNHVGNSYFNYFDGDVGHVQKLLKINFLSYVAMTVSALPRLKDSVGSIVVVSSMAGKVGFPFTAPYSATKFALDGFFSSLRQELIIQKVDVSITLCILGFIDTESAMKAASDVVLVSPAPKEECALEIIKAGALRQREIYYKYAATKIPLLIRDWAPELLDYLIRRSYNVENLKKNSSV from the exons ATGGGTCTGCTGAGAAAGATTTTCATTCCCTTTGTAGGATTGGTCTTGGCCTTCTGTTTTTATTCAGCAAGGGAGGATTTTAAACCTG AGATGTTGAAAGGGAAGCGAGTGATCGTCACTGGAGCAAGCACTGGAATTGGAGAGCAAATGGCTTATCACCTGGCGCGGATGGGAGCCCATGTTCTGGTCACAGCACGGACGGAAGCCAAGCTTCAGAAA ATCATCACCCGGTgtctggagctgggggcagcctctgcGCAGTATGTGAGCGGCAGCATGGAGGACAAGGCCTTTGCCGAGCATGTGGTGAAGGAGGCTGAAGTAGTGCTGG GAGGCCTAGACATGCTGATCCTCAACCACGTTGGCAACTCGTACTTTAACTATTTCGACGGCGACGTAGGGCACGTGCAGAAGCTGCTGAAGATTAACTTTCTCAGCTACGTGGCCATGACTGTCTCAGCCCTGCCCAGGCTGAAAGACAGTGTGGGCAGCATCGTGGTGGTTTCATCCATGGCAG GTAAAGTTGGGTTTCCATTTACCGCTCCCTACTCTGCAACCAAGTTTGCCCTGGATGGGTTTTTCAGCTCCTTGCGGCAGGAATTAATCATTCAGAAGGTTGATGTTTCCATCACGCTCTGTATACTCGGCTTCATTGACACAG AAAGTGCCATGAAAGCAGCTTCTGATGTGGTGCTGGTGTCCCCCGCGCCGAAGGAGGAGTGTGCGCTGGAAATCATCAAGGCGGGAGCCCTCCGCCAACGGGAAATTTACTACAAATATGCAGCTACCAAAATCCCCCTCTTGATCCGGGACTGGGCTCCAGAACTCCTGGATTATCTGATCAGAAGAAGCTACAATGTGGAAAACCTAAAGAAAAATTCATCAGTCTGA
- the LOC144278124 gene encoding 11-beta-hydroxysteroid dehydrogenase 1-like: MGLLLKILVPFVGLVLAFCFYSKEDFKPEMLKGKRVIVTGASTGIGEQMAYHLARMGAHVLITARTEAKLQKVVTWCLELGAASAHYMYGSMEDMALAEDVVKEAKRLWGGLDMLILNHIGYTYFNYFDGDVEHLRKLLEINFLSYVAMTVSALPVLKESGGSILVVSSTAGKVGIPFVAPYSATKFALDGFFSSLRQELIIENINVSITLCILGHIATETAEKTVSHVMQKPGAPKEECALEIIKSGALRKRELYYPYAAVRIPLLIRDWAPEFLDSFTRNRLNVENVKRS; encoded by the exons ATGGGGCTGTTGCTAAAGATTCTTGTTCCATTTGTGGGATTGGTCTTGGCCTTCTGTTTTTATTCAAAGGAAGATTTTAAACCAG AGATGCTGAAAGGGAAGCGAGTGATCGTCACTGGGGCAAGCACTGGAATTGGAGAGCAAATGGCTTATCACCTGGCCCGGATGGGAGCCCATGTTCTGATCACAGCACGGACAGAAGCCAAGCTTCAGAAA GTTGTCACATGGTGTCTAGAACTGGGCGCAGCATCTGCTCACTATATGTATGGCAGCATGGAAGACATGGCACTTGCAGAAGACGTGGTGAAGGAGGCCAAACGATTATGGG GAGGCCTAGACATGCTGATCCTTAATCACATCGGTTATACCTACTTTAATTACTTCGATGGAGATGTTGAGCATCTACGAAAACTCCTGGAGATTAACTTTCTGAGCTATGTGGCCATGACAGTCTCTGCACTACCAGTGCTGAAGGAGAGCGGGGGCAGCATCCTTGTGGTTTCATCCACAGCAG GTAAAGTTGGAATTCCATTCGTTGCTCCCTACTCTGCAACTAAGTTTGCCCTGGATGGATTTTTCAGCTCCTTGAGACAGGAATTAATAATTGAGAATATCAATGTTTCCATCACGCTCTGCATCTTGGGCCACATTGCTACTG AAACTGCTGAGAAAACTGTTTCCCACGTGATGCAGAAGCCAGGTGCACCAAAGGAGGAGTGCGCACTGGAGATTATCAAGAGTGGAGCACTACGGAAACGGGAACTGTACTATCCATACGCCGCCGTGAGAATCCCCCTCTTAATACGAGACTGGGCTCCGGAATTTTTGGACTCATTCACAAGAAATAGGTTAAATGTGGAAAATGTCAAAAGAAGTTAG
- the G0S2 gene encoding G0/G1 switch protein 2, with amino-acid sequence METMQELIPFAKEMLSQKPSRKMVKIYMLGSVLAFFGVVISLVETVCSPFTSEEQLQEEEEEEKRPPLAKEHTVPQKQRDLIVEKSKEQDVMQRNLVIRQRAS; translated from the coding sequence ATGGAGACCATGCAGGAGCTGATTCCCTTTGCCAAAGAAATGCTCAGCCAGAAGCCCAGCAGAAAGATGGTCAAGATCTACATGCTGGGCAGCGTGCTGGCTTTCTTCGGGGTGGTTATTAGCCTGGTGGAGACAGTCTGCAGCCCTTTCACTTCTGAAGAGCAActacaagaggaggaggaggaggagaagagaccTCCCCTGGCAAAAGAGCACACTGTCCCCCAGAAACAGAGGGATTTGATCGTGGAGAAGAGCAAAGAGCAGGATGTAATGCAGAGGAACCTGGTGATCAGGCAGCGTGCATCCTAA